One region of Cucurbita pepo subsp. pepo cultivar mu-cu-16 chromosome LG03, ASM280686v2, whole genome shotgun sequence genomic DNA includes:
- the LOC111791339 gene encoding uncharacterized protein LOC111791339, which produces MKRQNSFLSSSSQVEISSDDLLRRSLSRRRSKSFGCVSNLLHFLSNNNNNHSRRNKSITFVHNSNQEFLDNASSESKISRPPKPESAANLLISSSVSPKIEERSESAISTTTVERFLGARGPIVRLMGLESSKVEESVPEAAEKQRKVMEALEKCEQDLKALKEFIDALDSTESFRMSSPVSEGKRIEFMAWEQQQDPSPVSVLEELSRPRHFVNRHACNNSRIFHQPSANPGRVQSQQRQQMQRKKKQEGDHIFNISKFERTKIPEEVVGNWKNEKAAESPPCGREAMKDSLEGVCKDISWGLKMEVGRIGMALQHQIFGDLLEELVKDHTFTCTSLPFEACRRRLCF; this is translated from the exons ATGAAGAGGCAGAACAGCTTCTTATCATCGTCCTCGCAAGTTGAGATTTCTTCCGATGACCTTCTCCGCCGTAGCCTCAGCCGCCGCCGTTCCAAATCCTTCGGCTGTGTCTCCAACCTCCTCCATTTCCTctccaacaacaacaacaaccacaGCCGCCGCAATAAGTCCATCACATTCG TACACAACAGTAATCAGGAATTTCTCGACAATGCAAGTTCCGAATCGAAAATTTCTCGACCTCCAAAACCAGAATCTGCCGCTAATCTCCTAATTTCCTCATCCGTTTCGCCGAAGATCGAAGAACGATCCGAATCCGCAATCTCTACAACGACTGTGGAGAGATTTTTAGGAGCGAGAGGTCCGATCGTGCGATTGATGGGACTGGAAAGCTCCAAAGTAGAGGAAAGCGTTCCAGAAGCGGCGGAGAAGCAGAGGAAGGTTATGGAAGCTTTGGAGAAATGCGAACAGGATCTGAAGGCGCTGAAGGAGTTCATCGACGCGCTTGATTCGACAGAGAGCTTCCGAATGTCGTCTCCGGTCAGTGAAGGAAAAAGGATTGAGTTCATGGCTTGGGAACAGCAGCAGGATCCTAGTCCAGTATCGGTGCTCGAAGAGTTGAGTAGGCCGCGGCATTTCGTTAACCGCCATGCGTGCAACAACAGCAGGATCTTCCACCAGCCGTCTGCAAATCCCG GAAGAGTACAATCACAGCAAAGACAACAAAtgcaaaggaagaagaaacaagaagggGATCATATCTTCAATATAAGCAAATTTGAGAGAACCAAAATCCCTGAAGAAGTAGTTGGTAactggaaaaatgaaaaagcaGCTGAATCTCCACCGTGCGGTAGGGAGGCAATGAAAGATAGTTTAGAAGGAGTGTGCAAAGACATTTCTTGGGGTCTAAAGATGGAAGTGGGAAGAATAGGAATGGCTTTACAACATCAGATTTTTGGGGACTTACTTGAAGAGTTAGTTAAAGACCATACATTTACTTGTACTTCGCTGCCATTTGAAGCTTGCAGGAGAAGACTTTGTTTCTAG